Proteins co-encoded in one Bacteroidota bacterium genomic window:
- a CDS encoding dihydroorotase translates to MQLLIKSAKVVDPSSPYTGKTVSIFIENGIIRQITSAKLEVTSNTKVIDIDGLHVAPGFFDMQVNFRDPGHEYKEDLLSGCASASAGGFTGVAVMPGTHPPIDNKSQIEYVKKKSAGNIVDVFPVGAITHNTDGKELSEMFDMHTAGAVAFSDDKKPVADAGLLMRALLYAKNFKGLLMPFCDEKTISLNGHMNEEKISTSLGLKGIPALAEEVMVARNLFLCEYTNGKIHFPSVSTKKSVELIREAKKKGLKVTASVNAYNIALDDSALKDFDTNCKVNPPLRTKEDMGALKKCLADGTIDAITSDHSPEDVENKNVEFDYASFGMIGLETCFTLANTYSNLRLIDLIKKFSVAPRQILGLPVPKIKVKEKANLTLFLPNKEWKLDETSIRSKSKNTPFIGKKLKGKIVGVVNNGKLETSL, encoded by the coding sequence ATGCAATTGCTCATAAAGTCCGCGAAAGTTGTAGACCCTTCCTCGCCTTACACCGGCAAAACAGTCAGCATTTTTATTGAGAACGGAATCATCAGGCAAATCACAAGTGCCAAGTTAGAAGTCACAAGCAATACAAAAGTCATTGACATAGATGGTTTGCATGTAGCGCCAGGTTTTTTTGACATGCAGGTGAACTTCCGCGACCCTGGTCACGAGTACAAAGAAGATCTGCTTAGCGGTTGCGCTTCGGCTTCGGCTGGCGGATTCACGGGTGTTGCGGTGATGCCCGGCACTCACCCTCCCATTGACAATAAATCGCAGATAGAATATGTAAAGAAAAAATCTGCGGGCAATATTGTGGATGTTTTTCCTGTGGGTGCGATAACGCATAACACTGACGGAAAAGAACTTTCAGAAATGTTTGACATGCACACGGCTGGCGCAGTTGCTTTCTCGGATGACAAGAAACCGGTTGCTGACGCTGGACTTTTAATGCGCGCCCTTCTCTATGCAAAAAATTTCAAAGGACTGCTGATGCCTTTCTGCGATGAGAAAACAATTTCTCTGAATGGGCACATGAACGAAGAAAAAATTTCCACTTCTCTTGGGCTGAAAGGGATTCCTGCACTGGCGGAAGAAGTGATGGTGGCACGGAATCTTTTCCTCTGCGAATACACGAACGGGAAAATTCACTTTCCTTCCGTCTCCACAAAAAAATCTGTTGAACTTATCCGCGAAGCGAAGAAAAAAGGACTGAAAGTAACTGCTTCCGTTAATGCATACAATATAGCACTGGATGATTCTGCACTGAAAGATTTTGATACGAACTGCAAAGTAAATCCTCCGCTCCGCACAAAAGAAGATATGGGCGCCCTGAAAAAATGTTTAGCGGATGGAACAATCGATGCGATTACTTCCGATCACTCGCCAGAGGATGTAGAAAATAAAAATGTGGAGTTTGATTACGCTTCGTTCGGAATGATTGGGCTGGAAACCTGTTTCACGCTGGCGAATACCTACAGCAATCTCAGACTTATAGACCTCATTAAAAAATTCTCTGTCGCCCCGCGGCAGATACTTGGCTTGCCTGTTCCGAAAATAAAAGTGAAAGAAAAAGCCAACCTCACGCTCTTCCTTCCAAACAAAGAATGGAAGCTCGATGAGACATCTATTCGCTCCAAATCCAAAAACACGCCTTTCATCGGCAAGAAACTGAAAGGGAAAATTGTGGGTGTTGTCAATAACGGGAAGTTAGAAACATCCCTTTAA